The Hevea brasiliensis isolate MT/VB/25A 57/8 chromosome 1, ASM3005281v1, whole genome shotgun sequence DNA segment GCAGGATTCTTGATTTTAATTTGGTAAGGTTTGatttaatctaataattaaaattttttcattttttcttattttttaaaaagaaaacaaaaatctaGTTTTAGTATAAAATCATATCAACCAGTTTTGATTCAAGGCTGATTTGTCAATTAAATtgtaattgattttgattttgtgTTAAATCTATCCAATTTTAATTCtgaattaaattttttgtttcaTGAATATAATttgtatatagaaaatatttttaatgaaaaatatttttaatatatatatatatatatatatatatatatatatttcatgaaaatgtttttcgTTATTTGATTATACTGTTAAATTTGGTATGTTATCATGTATATATAAGTGTTTTAAcaatttaataagattatcaaagacTAGATAATGAAAAATTACTCTCTCTTGTGAAaagagtaaatttttttttttttaagttaactcaatttttcttttaagcattaattcatttttctaaatattttaaatattaaaaaatataaaaatatatttttcataaaataaacgaGTTTAAGTCTAATTTAACCAATTTTGCCTTCattgaatttattaaaaaaaaaagaaaaaaaaaggggaatgTGCTATTAAAAGTTTGATGCTGGAGTTGCCCACTATAGCAAGTAATAATGCTTGCAAATCTCTTAATTTCAATGATctgttaagaaaataattttttacaccATGTAATTCAAATAATTAGCCTACAGAAAAGGAgcataagaaaaaaaaaggaacaaaaaaaaaaaaaaaggaggtctGTCCCTCCATCAGTCCATTGGATGGTCACCATAGATTCTATGCTCAGACTGAGCAAGCCCTCAGTAATAGAGTCACCTGAATATTATCATTATTGCCTAAATTATATAAACCTTATAGTATGGTTTTTGATGCAACATAAAGGTCAAAATCAAGAGAATTGTTAATGTGAAAATGGTTTTTCCTAATTTTGCTTGGTTGGTGATTGTGATGCTCCAAAGAAAAGGAGTTTTTTTTTGGAGTGAAAATGAAGTTTTCTTATCACCAAACACTAATTGAGTTTGAGGATGGCAAAGCTTTTTTGCTTGCATTGGCAGATACCTCACTTTCCATCTGAGAAATGTAAGTCTCACCTTTCTGGCTTGTGTGCTAAGACTCTTTTAACATCTCTCTTTGTATTGCTAACTGCTAAGGGATATAGGTAACCTCGtacaaataatatatattaatagcaGAAATCATTAGCAAGAAATCAATGATATTCGAGTCGTCTTTAAAGTTATGAAAtctcaaattcaaatcttattaaaatcaattataaaagaaattttaaaaaaatcattagCAAGTAACATGTGATCAGGTAGAACTTAAGATTATGTTATTTGGTCTTAAAGAactaaatgatatatatatatatatcgatcATCATACTCATATTCTTGTAAAGGGATTAATTCATGGAGCCAAAACTTAATTTGTTGGTAGAAAATAATAGTCAGAAGAATAAAAACAAAGGGTTATAAAAGAAAATGATGGTTTTATCATTTGATTTAGAACTCTTACCCTCTTTAACTGTAATATTGCCTCAGCCAACTTCCTTCTGGAAGTGACAAGCTAGCACATGTGACTTGTGAGATAGCTAAGAACCAAACAATTAATAGCTGATATATCAGAGTTTGGCACCAAACCCCTCCTTCCATATACATATAAGACTGCTAATGTTGCTTTCTCACACAAGCCACGATCacttcatctctctctctctctctctctctctctcctccccttcTGAGTCTTATCATATATCTGCACCACCACTAGCTAGCTTGCCCTTGCCGGATTCTGGTTTTTGCATGGAGTTGTAGGAGCCCTAAATCCTTTAGTTTCTATACATAGATAGTTAATTCCAAAGGTATGCGTAATGTATATGCAAATTCTTAAGCTTTCTTGCTATGTTTATGTTCGTTTTTGTGATAAAACACATTGGTTTTCTTTGTGAGTTTTCAGGGCTCCTTACAACTCCAAGAATCCTTCTCTCTCTTTGAAGCTTTGAGGGTATGGCTtatcttcttctttctttattcttTCCAGTCtagattctctctctctctctctctctctctctctctctctcatggtaTGAACTTCACTTTTACATGACACCTATGATCCAATGGACATTGCcaattatttgataaattatCTTGTAGCTTCATAAGAACATTATAAGATACATACAAGTTCTGTAGCAAACTTCAATAcaatgaaggaaaaaaaaaaagtttaattcaCATTTTATTATATCTCATCATAAAAGATGATCACAATGTAGCGACATTAATTAGTTCTCACTGTTATCTAATCAACCATGCATCTAATTAGAATGGACGcagcaaattaaaaaaaaataatttaaaaaaaagcaATGAATCACAATCTACCCTATTGCTTATCAATGGTCTACTTTGTTTACAATTTCATAGAGCTTACCTTTAAGCAACCTTTCAATATAATAGCCAATAATTAATGCATGGTTTTCTTTCTAACcttcttaatttcctttttgtttttttttatttagttattCTGTGGTATAATTTTGGTGGAAGATGGGAGAAATGTCAAGCTTCCAGCTGGGTGTTATTGGTGCACTGTTTCTTTCAGTGGCATCATCTGTCTCCATTGTCATATGCAATAAAGCTTTGATGAGCAATCTTGGCTTCCCTTTtggtaattaattaaattaattagttgatttaATTTTATCCCATTTTTAATTTTCACCATTCCAATGGCATTCTTTGAAGATTTTCTTTTACTTGTTaggaattaaaattgaattattttatggtttttttttttcacttcaagaaattatttttcataagaaattatttttcattttcttatttcttGTTTTTGGTTCTTTAGCTACAACCCTCACTAGCTGGCACCTCATGGTGACTTTCTGCACCCTTCACTGTGCACAACGGTTCAACCTGTTTGAGTCGAAGCCCATTGACATGAAAACTGTAATGCTCTTTGGCATTCTTAATGGTGTTTCTATTGGACTGCTCAACCTCAGCCTGGGATTCAATTCCATTGGATTCTACCAGGTACATCTCCTTAGTACCATTTGGGATTGCAGGTAGATTGCTTCTACACAAATCATCACACTCAAAAACAcagttttttttattcatttagctTGAAATTTCTATCTTTAAGGTTTATTTCCACAATCCTGAGTACCaaacttatatttttttatagCTTTTATCTTGTATGTGTACTTACTTTTCCTGGGATGCTTTTTATATAACTGCAGATGACCAAACTTGCAATCATACCATTCACTGTTCTATTGGAAACTCTTTTCTTGAAAAAGCAATTCAGGTTATAAAATGTGCCTCTGCAGATATTCAAACAGAATTTTCTAAAATATTACTATAATTCTGATTTACTTATTCAAACTCTTGCAGTCAGAAGATTAAATTTTCTCTCTTCCTCTTGCTTGTTGGGGTTGGCATTGCCTCTGTGACTGATCTCCAGCTCAATTTTGTTGGCACAATTCTCTCTATGTTAGCCATTGTAACAACCTGTGTTGGCCAAATTGTATCCTTTTCTTAGTTATCCCTTTTATGGAAGGAAATGAATTGATCGCTATAAGAGAAAAAGTTCATTCTTAACTCAAATGCTTAATTCAGCTGACAAATACAATACAAAAGAGGCTTAATGTTTCTTCAACTCAGCTGCTTTATCAATCTGCCCCATTTCAGGCTGCAATTCTTTTTGTCTCAGGTCCTTTGGTTGATCAATTCCTCACCAAAAAGAATGTTTTTGCTTACAAATATTCTTCTATAGTCTTGGTATATATATCATCTCTCCCTTTCTCATATTTTCTTCCTCAAATTACAGATATAAAAGAATAATTTGATATATTAACTTTTCAGGCTTTCATCATCCTCTCATGCCTTATATCAGTGGCTGTGAACTTCAGCACCTTCATGGTAATAGGAAAGACATCACCAGTTACATATCAAGTTCTTGGCCACCTAAAGACTTGCCTTGTTCTTGCATTTGGGTATACCCTTTTACATGACCCTTTCGCTGTCAGAAATATCATTGGAATACTAGTTGCCATCTTTGGTATGGGCTTGTACTCTTACTTCTGCTCCCAAGAGAACAAGAAGAAACAATCTGTTGACCTCTCATTGGGACCTCAGGTACTCctccctctctcctctctctctctctcttaattaccaaataaatttatattttgggcTCTATTTAGATGAGATTGAAGAGGAGTAAATAAGTTAAACGAGGGATTAGGAGTAAGATTGTGAGAGTTATGACTATTTTTATTTCTACACCTCTTAAATTtattctttctttatttcttttcaaacataaaaaaatatatattactttTTATTACCTTTTCATAATTCACCTCGTCTTTTTAACCCTTTCTTTTTTTTACTCTTTCTTGCTTTTTCATTACTTATCATTTTCTCACCGATCCAAACAGACCCCAAAATACATGTGAATTGAAAATCACCACATCTTGTTTCAGATGAAGGAGAAGGATAGCACACCACTCATAGCAATCCAAGACAAAGAAAGTCATGAGGTAAAGAAAGCAGCAAAGGACTCTCTTGTCTGAGTAATTAggttttctttttaaaaatttttttataaaaggcTCCCTGTATGAGGGTGTTGATTGGTCTAAGACATTTTGATGGTGTAAGTAAATCATTTTGATTCTTTCAAtaaacacttttttttttaacattcaaTTCATTTGCTACTTTGTAACATTTGTCAATGCAAATTATTGATAGATGTTATACTcatgtaaaattaaaattaacaatatAAAGCGAAGAAAATAATTAAGTGCATCTAATATAAAGATAAAACCTCATATGaaaataagtttaaattaaatatttatatcaaaatttatataaaattaattaaattatatgtaatgaatacatgtaaatatttaatttagtaaTTATTAAATTCTTGGTATAAACTCATACTTTTCACATATAATTACACTCAAAATAAAAATCACAAGTTCATCATCAGAGTGATAATGCAAATGCTGAATTTCCATAGAGCACCAAGAAAGCAGAGCAAGACACAAATTCCAGCAAAGGGTGTGGTATAGAGTTTGGGTAGTATATAATTGAGTTTATGACGAATttgagttttaaaaataatacatatattgaatttagattttatATGTTGAGTGTCCCTTacctaaattatttatataagtaattaattaaatataaaatatatatttttaaaataatatttatgaatttttattacattttaaataaataaaatttaaatatattataaatttattaaagttttaaaatataaattttcaataagaaaataattttaaaattaatttaataacgtaagttatttaatttttaatgaagcaataTAAATAGAGAgtatgttaaaaaaaattaaataaaatttattgcctttacctatattaaatataatttttttaatttatatgaaaATAGAAATAAGTCTATTTTTATAGGACaaaagaaatatttttttattgataattaATAATTGAGTATTTGTGAGAGTAATtaaagttttaaaaaataaataaataaataattattaatgctCTCCAAGTAAATTTGACACAAAACTTGACCCAAGTTAATTAATCTAAACCTATGCAAAAACAAGTTATGATAGGTGGAAAGTAGCTTTAAgctcaatttaattaaaaaaaaatcaacaaataTAAGGgggaaattaaaaatttaacctgcagaatttattaattttcttcattttgataagaaaaaaggaaataaaaaattaaagaaaaataaaatttgttcacaatcaaaattttaagttttaatattgtttattaaaaaatgaaacttttttaataatttttatattattgttaattaattttctattttttatatttttcataaaataaaatttcaatacttttaaattcaaaaattaaaaaatatagacTTAATGGGCAAATCTTCAAATTAATGTTAGGTTGAACATAGATGACATATGCCCTTAGCTAATCCTAATCTTTTTA contains these protein-coding regions:
- the LOC110644998 gene encoding UDP-xylose transporter 1 is translated as MGEMSSFQLGVIGALFLSVASSVSIVICNKALMSNLGFPFATTLTSWHLMVTFCTLHCAQRFNLFESKPIDMKTVMLFGILNGVSIGLLNLSLGFNSIGFYQMTKLAIIPFTVLLETLFLKKQFSQKIKFSLFLLLVGVGIASVTDLQLNFVGTILSMLAIVTTCVGQILTNTIQKRLNVSSTQLLYQSAPFQAAILFVSGPLVDQFLTKKNVFAYKYSSIVLAFIILSCLISVAVNFSTFMVIGKTSPVTYQVLGHLKTCLVLAFGYTLLHDPFAVRNIIGILVAIFGMGLYSYFCSQENKKKQSVDLSLGPQMKEKDSTPLIAIQDKESHEVKKAAKDSLV